CCATGCATTTGCTTGATTTCATCCATCTTGCttgatctcatttaataaaatgatgattgatccttattcaaattctaaagggtcttaataccctatatatataatcaatccaattttaattacaattaaaaggattactagatgcaatgatcaattgatcattctcATACTAAGATTGCTTAAGCAAATAGATTATATGATTTGAAGGAAAGCcttattgaaatcatatacattgatttattctattgcttacatagaattctgattgcttgaattactcgttaaatattcagatgtcgagatttgaaTCCTCAGATTactctgccctaaatctctctggagataattacctagaatgggtaaagaatactcttgttgccctgagatccagaggactcggacaatgcatcaatgagtacaatgatatcattgacagtgaaagacatagagctataacgattattcgttatcatctcactgaggaactaAGAGACCTGTATCTCCATGTTGAGGATCCTTGTGATCTTTGGTTACAGTTAAGGAAAAGGTTCAAACCGGTATCGTGGCAAAAGGCCAACCATGAATGGGAGATCCTCAGATTCCAGGATTTTGAATCTGTGGACAAATATAATTCATCTCTGATGGATATTGcttatagtcttgaactatgtggtgaaATGATAACACATTATTCTTTACTATACAAGAcctactccacattccatccaaaggatgTGCTGTTGTTACACACGACTAAGAAGTTCACCACTTATAATGACCTTTTGTCATATCTTTTGGCTTCTGaacaaagaaagcagaaaatcaaagataccatcaacagatttgacaagcttcagaaaagatacattgagctAAAGAATAATGAGATGAGGCCTCTTATAGCTGATGAAGCTAAAGTTGAGCGCCATATGGCAACACATGCATTGTGAAGGCCATAAtatataattgtcttttgacattctcattttcatgtttcctgagtttatgtttcatgaattgctttgatactttgctttatacacgacttcattaataaaatgaattgcTTTGAGTTCATGatcattatcttattcaaactgttgtttgataagaaactatatttatatgcatttattgtgccaagataaatatgattgagGATTAATATTCCAACTCACTTTTccaaagagttcaaagaagcCTTTGACAAATGGCACGACATGCTCTGCCATCCAGGCTCAGTTATAAAATACTCTTGAACTCAACTGGAcattccttgaaagaaaggaaaagaagctCGACCAAGGCTTTGCCTAAATGACATTATATTCACCCTATAAGGTCCAttgaattaagaagaaaaaatgctttccaacaatggacaaaagggaataagagtacctaaattaaaatcgcctaagtggtcgagactacattctctattgatctagtGATCAATATGATATTAGACAAATAGCCAGGGCAATCATGTTTGATTAACCCACGAAATTTATCACTTAGACGGCATTACCATACTTAGCCATTCGGATTATGatgcaaatatttaaaagggCACAAATGTTATCCCATAAGATCTCACGTGTGTACAATATATCTATGCACAAGGGAATTTATTGTCCCAAGCAACACGAAtttgagtatgttcatgagggggagtgaggacaaatccCATGATACATGACCATACTAAAATCCGTGAAACATGGTCCACAACCATATTACATATTGGTTGAATTTGATATAAAGACCATTACCTATAAGGTTCAaattctaaaagtccatatgcttggggacaccatgagttataaaagaatgaacctgcatcaggccatagtaattatatcaggccatataaATGATCATAGATATTCCCACCTCAGACTGATACGGATCATGAGTCCAGACATATATCATCTTAAGATATTATGAAGCCATCTAAGATAATGTGATCTTAGAATCTCataaagaggattgggaatatatgttggatatatattatgaatatactttctccataagtttaaaagaaacctTGAGCCAAAATGGGTGATCTAATTATAGACCAAGGAACAAGGATTACATAAGGTTTATGAATCCGAATATCCAACAATGAAAGGAGAAAAGTAATAAGCTGGTATAAACAATGATAAAGAATGGTATCTACCATCtggtatcaaccatcaatgtcttggcaaagatcctcggactagaaaataatttatagacgtccatatgctacaatgatagcaaaaataaaatgccagacacattgacccgagagaaagaatgactatgtcatcccagcttagcaccacacggttttgatgtcttaaagacacaaccaagttgctacaaagtctatataagatagaccaaataaatgttccaaataaagttccataaattctaaggaacctcggaaagaaaaAAAGGTGCATGAGATAAAATCcgagttttattaaaggaaatCATTCCAGACATTGAGATATAAGGCTGGCCAGCTGAACAACTAGGTACCATACCatatagcttgggacgccaagttataaggttattaaggtcctagataatgaaatttcaaattgatttataccaTGTCTGGAACTAAaatgaactatatatatatatatataagtgtgtcGACACATACATTCATAGAAAATGTGCAAGTATGTAGCACATGAATACAAAGATATGTATTGAGGATCATAAACCCACACAAGAATACTCATAATGAATAATGAAAGaaacgtggggtttaaagtGATATATAAAAGGCGTATTGTATTGGCCATGAATATGTAAACGTCATATGATGCCCAGTGAATATATAAATCCTGAAAGAAGGATAAATCGTGAGACAGACCGGGAAAGGTCTATATAATCCAATGTGGTGGATACTATTACATATTTCACTACATATGATGTCTGGAAGAAATTCAAAAGATGTAGTATGTTATATATTACTcactggatgatgatgataatattattggtACCAAAAGGTTTACCAAACGGTATTGAGCTCAGAATCaaaagatgagaaaaaaaattctcttgAACAGCATTTTCCTAAagctgttcatggactgaattaaattactacatgtaagcaagtgaagagttctataagaacaattcaaatcagtccatagaggaattttaaattccttgtgttttatactaaccagcctaaGATATGTTAAATGGTTATTCATTAAACCTTAGAAAAGGTTATAGACCATCACCACAAATTAGCCAAATTTTGGTAATACTTATGGTTGGTCGAATTCTCAGCATGAACCAACCAAGCTGTGGTATGAATGAATAAGCTATCATAAAGATAAGCTATAAGATCGAAGTTCATCTTTGAACAAAAGGTATAGGACCACATTATGCGTCCATATGCGACCCAACgggtccgaccatcatatatgaagataatgctgCTTGCATTTCTCAACTCAAAGacgggtatatcaaaggtgaccgaaccaaacatattctacccaagttcttttttacccatgagttgcagaaagctggagaggtcaacgtccttcagatccggtctagtgaaaactcagccgacctcttcaccaaatcaTTGCCCTCTTGCACATTCAGGAAGTTCACGCAACAAGATTGGCACGCGTAGACTCAAtgaccttcagtgatgtccaaatcagggggagtaatgtgtgttgtactctttttcctttctctggtttccctttttaccacattgggttttgggttttccgggagaggttttaatgaggcaacattagcatgttacaaactttatatggttatggcatcaaagggggagtgttatgaatcatgaagtggatgatccataacctagaccatacaagttcaagactagagtccattggggatttacatccagccacacggaagacccattcaaccgtagtctttatgagtttgaccatgtcattatgtagagtatctttataatcaattctccctttgactccaccttgtatgaaccactatatatagtggtgtaagcaataagaaatatataacacattttcacaaatcttctctcaaatcttaacaatcgccttcttgtttttttttttcccagcAAAATTAATACTGGTAAATGATCCAACGGTTAGGAAGAAACTAAGGAGGATGCAAATAAATCTCCACCGTAATACAAACCGTCCGTAGAGGAGTATTATTGTGGGCCCGCGTCTGTGGAATCTAAAAGCAAGTCGATTAAAAAAAGAAGGCATACAATTTCTGAGATATCTCCGCTTTGGTCTCTGCTTCGTGTCATTCTTGTTGCGGATCTCGAAGAGAGCCCCCCGTAAATTTCTCATCGATTCCGCAGGTGAAAACGTAAACGATCCTTTGGCTCAAAAGTTTCTCtgtgtttttattgatttttttcttcttttgttggcAGAGTAAAAAAAAGGTTCGTTTCTCTAGATGGGTTCTCCGTCGGGGCAACCCGAATTTGATTACTTGTTCAAGGTTCTATTGATCGGAGATTCTGGTGTTGGCAAAAGCTCTCTTTTGCTTAGTTTCACTTCCAATACGTTTGATGATCTTTCTCCCACAATCGgtgagttgtttttttttttataaatgacgATCAACCTATGTACCCCATTTGGGTTTTGAATTTGGATCTGTCTTTCTTTCTAGGGGTTGATTTCAAGGTCAAGTACCTTACCATTGGAGAGAAGAAACTGAAGCTTGCGATTTGGGACACAGGTTAGACATCATAATCATCTTGTGTTTTTATGTAAATGTCGCATCTTATTTgattcgagttttttttttcaaaaagacaaCGACAACGTGGAATATGATATGTTTAATCTAGTTCCTTGTATTGCCTTTATCATAGTTGCCTAAGCTGTTATGTGACCCTGAAAAATATTAGCCTTGTATGTAGAATAGTTAAGAGACTAGTCTCCTGTTTTTAGAATGGTTAAGAGATTGGATTCTTGTATTTAGATCTGTTAAGTAACTATTCTTTTGTATTTAGAATGGTTACGAAACTAGAATCCTTACGAGATTAGTCATGTCCCttgtatttttctttcaatttaaTTTGTTATCTCTGACCAGTATTGGGTTATTTTCTGATCACTCAGCTGGGCAAGAGAGATTTAGGACGCTAACGAGCTCGTATTACAGAGGAGCTCAGGGCATCATAATGGGTATGCgaaccaaataatttttttaattcttgatATTTGATCTTACCGGACTATACTTTATAAAggctttgtgttttttttttatctgtaaGTGACATTTGAAACTTCTTCATATTGTAGTATATGATGTGACACGACGAGAAACATTCACCAATCTATCAGATATATGGGCCAAGGAAATCGACCTCTACTCGACTAATCAGGATTGCATCAAGATGCTTGTTGGGAATAAAGTCGACAAGGTAAGAGAGTTCTCTTTGGTCGTCGTCCATGTCTAAGTTTCTATTATTTTGGAACCCTTTTAACCTCAGTGTAATCTCCAGGAGAGTGAACGAGCTGTATCTAAAAAAGAAGGCATAGACTTTGCTCGGGTGTACGGATGTTTGTTTCTGGAGTGCAGTGCAAAGACTCGAGTCAATGTTGAGCAATGTTTTGAAGAGCTTGTTCTTAAGGTTAGTAAAATCTGCGACCTTTCTTCAAGCTTTTGTTGCTAAGGAAGGGTATGTTCGTTTAAGtatttaagatttatttatCTACAGATTTTGGAAACGCCGAGTCTTACTGCTGAAGGTTCGTCTGGAGGGAAGAAGAACATCTTCAAACAAAACCCAGCACACACCAGCAATGCTTCATCGAGTTACTGCTGCTCGTCTTAGACACGCTTTACGGTTTATGACACAAAACGCCACTCTTGTTtgtcttcttgttcttgattgTCTCTCTGTTTCCCAAAAAAACTGCAGCATCTTGGATGTAAATCTTAACCCTACTTTCAAAGTTGTGTTCACTGGTTTTCTAATCTGAGATCATCCCATCTTATTCAGAAAAAATGTTAATACTTCTACCTACTTTCATGCTAAAGAAAGTGTCACAGTTCAGAACTTTAGTTCAGTTTTAGTTTGTTTCTCACGTGCCCGTAGCCAAGACATTGTTATAATGTAAGAGCATGACATTGTTAAATGGTTCTCTACCATTCACCAGGCTCTACTGGCAACAAATTTGTCAAATGATTCAATAAGGATCTCACTCTGGTCGATGCACTATAAAAATCTCACCTGGTCAGATGTTTCCACCGTCAAATTCTTCAAATCTTCCTGAGAAATTATTGGTCTCGACTCCTCGTTGCATGCAGTACAAGAAACTCAAACATGTTTGCAGTGAGTCAGTGACTTCAACATCCTTAATGTTGATCTCGGAACTTATAAGCAGAGTTTTCTGAGCGGAGACATTAGGATGATACTTCACTGATCTGCCAGTGGACACTTATCATAGCTGATTTCTCCGATCTAAAACTTATGAATCTCGTTTTTTTCTCAAAGCTGATTTTTTACGATCTAAAACTATTATGAATCTGGTTTCCAAAAGAATTATGTATACTAGGGATTTTACCGCgcgtatatattttaaatttgttaatttatcatttttactattatgtggattgttttgtttgatttatattctttataaatatttactggttttataaatttcaatattttcctTTGGTTCTTATAAATTTGGAATATGATTTGCTAACACAATGTAGTCTATACGACATATTTTTGCTATCGTAAAATATGCTTACAATTctttaaatcaaaaataatttgCATGATTAACACACTGAGTTtggtgttattttttttttaatcgttGATATTTGTTGACTTTCTACGTGGTATCTATTtcctgtattttttttcttaattttatttgaaattttaatttatgtttctgGTGTTTTTTTAGCTAAAAATGTTTTTGGAGTTATGACTAATTATCTTGCACTATGATTTTTTAAGAGATATCAAGTAATATGGATCTCTAATCTTTCATAATTTGGGATTAATGATCGTTAtcaacattattttcattttcgcTCTTCGATGTGCAATAGTTTTGTGAAagtatttgtttttcattttttatatagttAACCACACGAATGTGAaactatgataaaaaaaattcattaaacctttctttttttttacatactTTTCAATTGTGTCTTAGGGCtacaatatctttttttttttaatttctcagTTTTGGACGTTAATTGCTTTCAGTTGTTTTTCCTAAGTATTTAATTAtctttggtttttagtttttttgtttatgtgttTCCTCTAggcttttttatatgtttagctatatttttgttttgtttttgttttagccCTTGTGTTTGTAGTTTGTttattattgtgatataattattagtaggtttttatttttaaaatattcctCTCCTACTACATACATCCTTATATTGATTCTAGTATGCTTTTTGATTTGAGGTAATTTTCacttatatctattatattaaaacataagactatattaaatttatatttatagaatacATTACTAACGGAATATACTATTGAGATATTAGTTCAAATTTAATATTCTATTAAGAGAATTTCTTTAAAATAGccgtttttaagtttttgtcacaaaatagccctcaatgaagaaaatgaccaaaataagttttattaaagggtaaaacacacatttttaccctagggttaattaatctagatttagagtttagagttaagagttAAAAGGTGGAGTTTTGAGGATaaggtttcaaatttaaaaaaaataaatattaaaaatttcaaaaaaaaaagctattttggtctttttttttttcttgtatgctatttttgtgacaaacaCTTAAAAAGAACTATTCGAGAAAATTGTCCTTCTATTAAGACTATTTTATATTGAAGAATTAGCTTATGtttcttataaaatattgtCATTATGTGAGAGAAGAACACTGTATTTCTCGATTTTTATTCTGGAAAATATAGTAATTCATGCCAAAAAGGCATTTCAGAGAAATGTGTATATAAAACGTGACGGatgtataaataatattttcgttggtttcaaattatatatatttttttttacttaattcAATTGTTCTCTATAACATTACATGTGGGAGAGGGGAGGAAATCGTGATGATGCAAACGCAAAGAGCTCCGATTCTATGTTTCTTGGGAGAAACATGTTAAAGAGTAACAAAACCTTTGAGCTTACTTTTGTGCGAacccaaaaatattttcatatatacaacAATACTTGTATCTTCCTAAAACTGGTGAGCTTAATTTTCATAAACCAGATGATATTTGTAATTTGGCATCAGAGTGTATGACAGACCTTATAAGCTCAATTATCTAATCATAAGAAATGAATACA
This Brassica napus cultivar Da-Ae chromosome C6, Da-Ae, whole genome shotgun sequence DNA region includes the following protein-coding sequences:
- the LOC106411486 gene encoding ras-related protein RABC1-like — protein: MGSPSGQPEFDYLFKVLLIGDSGVGKSSLLLSFTSNTFDDLSPTIGVDFKVKYLTIGEKKLKLAIWDTAGQERFRTLTSSYYRGAQGIIMVYDVTRRETFTNLSDIWAKEIDLYSTNQDCIKMLVGNKVDKESERAVSKKEGIDFARVYGCLFLECSAKTRVNVEQCFEELVLKILETPSLTAEGSSGGKKNIFKQNPAHTSNASSSYCCSS